DNA sequence from the Lysinibacillus sp. OF-1 genome:
AAAGAAAACGGGTTATAGTGTAATTTACTATTTGATTCAGATTCGCCTTGATATAGCGGCAAATTTATTAGTAGAAACGGATGCCACATTGAAGGAAATTGCCGAATATGTGGGCTATAAGGACCCTTATTATTTGAGCCGTCTTTTTAAAAAGCATAGGGGTGTTACGCCATTACGCTTTAGAAAACAAGAAAGAAAAAATGCTATACATCGTCCTCAAAATAGCATTGAATCGTCCATTGTTTGGAGACCAATATGGCGATATATTGATAGTGATAATCATTATCAATATAAGCGAGAGGAAGTTATACATATGCATAGAGGTTCAAGAGCTTCATTCACAGCAATGGCACTACTTTGTATTACGTTACTATTATCAGCATGTACGGGAGGTACTGTTAATCTAAACAATGAAACTACTGGACAAAATCAGACTGTAGTAGAAAGTCAGTCAGCAAGCTCTTCTGAGACAAGGGTTTACAAAGACCTTCAAGGGACAGAAGTAGACATTCCTACAAATCCAGAACGAATTGTCCTTCAGGGTAATGCAATTGGTGATTTAATAGCATTAGGTATAGAGCCTGTTGGGGTAGATCGTCGTTTCATCGAGAGCGGTGTTTTAGAAGATAACGGGAAAATTAGTTCAACAGATATAGGCTTTCCAACAAATTTAGAGAAGGTACTGACGTTAAAGCCCGATTTGATTATGCTGTCATATATTATGGATAATGAGGTCGAAGAAGCTTCTAAAATTGCACCAACCGTTGTTTTCGATGGTATGCAGCCATTAAAGGATCGATTCCCAGTCGTTGCTGATATTGTTGGTAAAAAGGAAGAGGGAGAGCAGCTACTGAGGAAATATAATGAAGATGCCGATGCAATGTGGGAACAGCTTCGCGCAAATGGTAAGGTGACTGAAGGAGAAACGGCTGTCGTATTCCAATTTTTTTGGAATAAAAAAATGTTCGTGATGAAAACAGGCGGGGTAGCAGGCTTGCTGTATCAAGACAAAGGATATACTATGGACGAAAAGGTACAGGCATTACAGCCAAATAGTGGGCCATATATTGAAATTACTAAAGAAACACTGCATGAGACACTTGTGGGTGATCAATTATTTGTATTAATTTCTGGAGATAAAGAGGCACAAAAGGCATTTGATGAATTAACACAAGAGCCATTATGGAACTCCTTACCTGCCGTGAAGAATAAAGTTCACTTTATTGAGGATAAATGGAATTATGATGATATGACAACAAGTAACATGCTGTTAGAGGAATTTCCAAATATACTGAAAAAATAAGTAAACTAGAAAGGCTCGGGGAAATCCTTAGCCTTTTTTTGTGTTTGCTAAATAAAGGCAGACGTTATCAAATCATCCAGCAGAGGCAATCGATAGTAAAGAGGACTATCAAAACTGTTAGAGAAATAGCTGGCTTTTCTAAAGAATTAAATACGATAAACTATAAAAGTCAAGCAATTATAGTTATCTATATTTGCTTGACTTGTTGTTGAAAAAAGGTAATGTCAACGGCATAATAAGCAATTTGGTAAGGCGAGGGGTTGATTTCCGTTCTGCCAGCGTCCTTTCCAGGGGGCGTCCGATGAGCCGCTTCACTCACTGCGTTCGCTCCAGGGTCTCCTTTGTGACGCTAAATCCCCTAGGAGTGACGCTGGCTCCACTCCAATCAACCATTCTGCAAAAGTGTCTTTTCCTGAACAAAATAGCCATTAAAAGTGATGTGTGACAACACCCCTCCATAAAAGAGTAATGAAT
Encoded proteins:
- a CDS encoding AraC family transcriptional regulator, with the translated sequence MNVDDHIYLWDHAAIKVLDVRHQIMRMGETLQSYRMPANGFIFVSRGRAQVQLNQIEYIIQQFQVIHGSKGTILDIFLTEDELAYYLIFYKATMPNPMRPEVLRLMDKSNPFQLQYSYIPSYPITIFHKVKLMEQEWRKSGGIDRFHVKSLFYQFVHNLLQQLHSQGIDMMKPDLVGQVMKYLQEHYAQALTLESIAANLNYSVPYLASIFKKKTGYSVIYYLIQIRLDIAANLLVETDATLKEIAEYVGYKDPYYLSRLFKKHRGVTPLRFRKQERKNAIHRPQNSIESSIVWRPIWRYIDSDNHYQYKREEVIHMHRGSRASFTAMALLCITLLLSACTGGTVNLNNETTGQNQTVVESQSASSSETRVYKDLQGTEVDIPTNPERIVLQGNAIGDLIALGIEPVGVDRRFIESGVLEDNGKISSTDIGFPTNLEKVLTLKPDLIMLSYIMDNEVEEASKIAPTVVFDGMQPLKDRFPVVADIVGKKEEGEQLLRKYNEDADAMWEQLRANGKVTEGETAVVFQFFWNKKMFVMKTGGVAGLLYQDKGYTMDEKVQALQPNSGPYIEITKETLHETLVGDQLFVLISGDKEAQKAFDELTQEPLWNSLPAVKNKVHFIEDKWNYDDMTTSNMLLEEFPNILKK